AGTACCTGTTCCGGCTGGATGACGGCTGTCTTGTCGAGTCGGTCCACATCCCCGAGCCGGACCGTGTGACGCTGTGCCTGTCCACCCAGGTGGGCTGCCCCATGGGGTGCGCCTTCTGCGCCACCGCCGGCATGGCCGCCCGCCGCAACCTCGCCGCCGGCGAGATTCTGGGCCAGTACTTCCGGATCGCCGCCGACCTCGGCCTCCAGGGCCGGCCGGCCAACATCGTCTTCATGGGCATGGGCGAGCCGCTGCTCAACTACGATGCAGTTATGGCCGCCTTCCGGCTGTTCGTCTATC
This genomic stretch from Acidobacteriota bacterium harbors:
- a CDS encoding bifunctional tRNA (adenosine(37)-C2)-methyltransferase TrmG/ribosomal RNA large subunit methyltransferase RlmN (23S rRNA m2A2503 methyltransferase; methylates the C2 position of the A2530 nucleotide in 23S rRNA; may be involved in antibiotic resistance) codes for the protein MGMSLAELTAVLARWDQPAFRARQLYHQLYRRQCTELDAMTNLAKSLRQELAACCRISLPETAARAASADGCHKYLFRLDDGCLVESVHIPEPDRVTLCLSTQVGCPMGCAFCATAGMAARRNLAAGEILGQYFRIAADLGLQGRPANIVFMGMGEPLLNYDAVMAAFRLFVY